The following coding sequences lie in one Thalassoglobus polymorphus genomic window:
- the gdhA gene encoding NADP-specific glutamate dehydrogenase: MDKNMDEKLETTLWNIQQRNLGEPEFIQAVKEVFGSIGPVLAKFPKFTEQKIIERICEPERQVIFRVPWQDDRGEVQINRGFRVQFNSALGPFKGGLRFHPSVNLSIVKFLGFEQIFKNALTGMPIGGGKGGSDFDPKGRSDNEVMRFCQSFMIELSRHLGEYTDVPAGDVGVGKREVGYLFGQYKRISNRYESGVLTGKGLSYGGALVRTEATGYGLGYFVQEMLASRGESLEGKTCLVSGAGNVAIYAIEKVTQLGGKVVACSDSKGVVYDEAGIDLPTLKRIKEVERLPIESYCQSRKQSHYQAGGNLWEIKCDVALPCATQNELTGKDAEALLRGGCIAVAEGANMPTTPEGIEKFINSGIAYAPGKAANAGGVATSALEMQQNASRDAWSFEFTEKKLAHIMKDIHDRCLNTAEEFGVPGNYAQGANIEAFMRVADAMQSLGLI, from the coding sequence ATGGATAAAAATATGGACGAAAAACTGGAAACGACACTCTGGAACATTCAACAACGCAACCTCGGTGAACCGGAATTTATTCAAGCGGTGAAAGAGGTGTTTGGGTCGATCGGACCTGTGTTGGCGAAGTTTCCAAAATTCACCGAACAAAAGATTATCGAACGAATCTGCGAACCTGAACGGCAGGTGATCTTTCGCGTTCCGTGGCAGGATGATCGTGGCGAAGTCCAGATTAATCGTGGTTTCCGTGTCCAATTTAATAGTGCATTAGGGCCGTTTAAGGGGGGATTGCGATTTCATCCTTCCGTCAACTTGTCCATCGTGAAGTTTTTGGGATTTGAACAAATTTTCAAAAACGCTTTGACGGGAATGCCCATCGGCGGTGGCAAGGGGGGAAGTGACTTCGATCCGAAAGGACGCAGCGACAACGAAGTGATGCGTTTCTGTCAGAGTTTCATGATTGAACTGTCACGTCATCTTGGTGAGTACACCGATGTTCCCGCTGGCGATGTCGGTGTTGGGAAGCGAGAAGTTGGCTATCTCTTTGGACAATATAAACGGATCAGCAACCGATACGAGTCAGGCGTCTTGACCGGCAAAGGACTCAGCTACGGCGGAGCGTTGGTCCGTACAGAGGCCACTGGTTACGGTCTTGGCTACTTTGTTCAAGAGATGCTCGCGTCGAGAGGCGAATCACTCGAAGGCAAAACTTGTCTCGTTTCTGGAGCAGGAAATGTTGCGATCTACGCGATTGAAAAAGTGACGCAATTGGGGGGCAAGGTCGTCGCCTGTTCCGATTCCAAAGGCGTTGTCTACGACGAAGCAGGCATCGACCTGCCGACGCTGAAACGCATCAAGGAAGTCGAACGACTCCCGATTGAATCGTATTGCCAGTCGCGAAAGCAATCGCACTATCAGGCAGGCGGGAATCTTTGGGAGATCAAATGTGATGTCGCGCTACCCTGTGCCACACAGAATGAGCTTACAGGAAAAGACGCTGAGGCACTTCTTCGAGGTGGTTGCATAGCGGTCGCGGAAGGGGCCAACATGCCGACAACTCCCGAAGGAATCGAAAAGTTTATCAACTCGGGGATCGCCTATGCTCCTGGTAAAGCTGCGAACGCCGGTGGAGTCGCGACCAGTGCGTTAGAGATGCAGCAAAATGCTTCTCGCGATGCCTGGTCGTTTGAGTTTACCGAGAAAAAACTTGCCCACATCATGAAAGATATTCATGATCGTTGTTTGAATACCGCTGAAGAATTTGGCGTTCCCGGCAACTACGCGCAAGGAGCGAACATCGAAGCGTTCATGAGGGTTGCCGATGCGATGCAGTCGTTAGGATTGATCTGA
- a CDS encoding transaldolase family protein yields the protein MPTPLESLVKTGTKLWLDSVDPDLVKDNLAFGATGATSNPAIVSDLIKSGRFDDDIAELVTKGLDDEEIAWALTDSLVCTAQKEFHEINEKSNGNDGYVSFELDPLLEAADCPLSTEERSAKYVEFGKKWAAGHTNRMIKVPATPGGLGALEELAAAGVTPNVTLIFSDRQYQIARDNIWKGAQQREDPKTLKSVYSIFISRIDAYTAKKLTELSDDAQGQVGILNAKRIWQQNREFWSDKGLPLQQEMVFASMGTKLPEDPKDKYVAALAGSDIQTNPPEVNETIQKMEGKTFTSRIEEMPSEAIQNEIDEKVNFAQMEADLMEEGLKKFADPQNALLKLIAEKRNAG from the coding sequence ATGCCGACGCCACTTGAATCACTCGTAAAGACTGGAACGAAACTTTGGCTGGATAGTGTTGATCCCGATTTGGTGAAGGACAACCTCGCCTTCGGTGCAACTGGTGCGACGTCTAATCCAGCGATTGTTTCTGATCTCATTAAATCAGGTCGGTTCGATGATGATATCGCTGAACTGGTTACCAAAGGTCTTGATGATGAGGAGATTGCCTGGGCGCTGACGGACAGCCTTGTCTGTACCGCACAGAAAGAATTCCATGAGATCAATGAAAAGTCGAATGGGAATGATGGCTACGTTAGCTTTGAACTCGATCCGCTCCTCGAAGCTGCCGATTGCCCGCTAAGCACGGAAGAACGCTCAGCGAAGTATGTTGAATTCGGCAAAAAATGGGCAGCCGGTCACACCAACCGCATGATCAAAGTTCCTGCAACTCCCGGAGGTTTGGGAGCGTTAGAAGAACTTGCTGCCGCAGGGGTGACTCCCAATGTGACTCTGATCTTCTCGGACCGTCAGTATCAAATTGCTCGCGATAACATCTGGAAAGGTGCTCAACAACGTGAGGATCCGAAAACGCTGAAGTCGGTGTATAGCATCTTCATCAGCCGGATCGATGCATATACTGCCAAGAAGTTGACGGAACTCTCCGACGATGCACAAGGGCAGGTCGGTATCCTGAACGCCAAGCGGATCTGGCAACAGAATCGAGAATTCTGGAGCGACAAAGGTTTGCCGCTGCAACAGGAGATGGTCTTCGCCAGCATGGGGACGAAACTCCCCGAAGACCCGAAAGACAAATATGTCGCTGCGCTCGCAGGGTCGGACATCCAAACCAATCCTCCCGAGGTGAATGAAACGATCCAGAAGATGGAAGGGAAAACTTTCACCAGCCGCATCGAAGAAATGCCGTCCGAAGCGATTCAAAACGAGATTGACGAAAAGGTCAACTTCGCACAAATGGAAGCCGACCTCATGGAGGAAGGCCTCAAAAAGTTCGCCGACCCGCAAAACGCCCTGCTGAAACTGATCGCGGAGAAACGAAACGCTGGCTAG
- a CDS encoding GDSL-type esterase/lipase family protein — protein MIRFLYMLTAVGFIFSIAAKAPAQDQKKTADPFARWESNIKAFEADDKKHPKEPGQVLFIGSSSIRLWDLEKWFPGLDAINRGFGGSEVADSLHFYDRIVKPYAPRAIVMYAGDNDLSREKTPAQVQADFKEFVTKVHKDFPDTQIIFVAIKPSIKRWNLIEKVREANSLIIKMAESDEQLTFLDIDTPMIGEDEMPKKEFFAKDGLHLNDAGYKLWSDLLKPHLDAIPAIKDARFKPLRNLRDAYHPWSPPTTLAAWEKEAERIRRQVLVSNGLWPLPEKTPLEPVISKKIDRGDHTVQNVYFRSRPGHYVTGNLYRPKNIEGKIPGILCPHGHWKDGRFYDAEGGSQSQLDQGAEEFASGAHSPLQARMVQLARMGTVVFHYDMIGYADSQPLDHRTGFNDADAALRLHNLMGLQTWNSIRSLDFLESLPEVDTDRLAVTGASGGGTQTMILAAIDDRVDVTFPAVMVSTGMQGGCVCENASYLRQGVNNIAFAALFAPKPQSMSGADDWTIEIETKGLPELKQVYSLFGKADNIEAKAFPQFKHNYNQVARELMYNWFNEHLDLRIDGPIQQSDFWPLTREQLTVFNDKNPLPDDALAAAPLRDLMTKEDQEEFESWLKGDIADYRNIVGGAAEVMLKPEVSDIETEYTTVRQDSEATSDITRADGIVTNSDGAHIKTVSLSSETKEPAGFVFWFDSAGNSHLFKDDGAIKDEVLQLIQAGYIVVSADLFMTGDSKGRTQSALDYPIDEKYPGYTYCYNTPLLTERVRDILTVIQNSSQQDKKRFLVATGDAGVWQLLARTAIPGDKIDQTIVDLNGFSFANVTTIDDPNLLPGALKFGGLPGLARLIEPSPLAIFGASKKDDFNKTLSHFKENLILSSEPLTDKKVVQMILESE, from the coding sequence ATGATTCGATTTCTGTATATGCTGACGGCTGTTGGGTTCATCTTCTCGATTGCGGCCAAGGCCCCTGCTCAAGATCAAAAGAAGACAGCAGATCCATTTGCCCGCTGGGAATCGAACATCAAGGCATTTGAAGCGGACGACAAAAAGCACCCGAAAGAACCGGGACAGGTTCTCTTCATCGGCAGCAGCAGTATCCGCCTTTGGGATCTTGAGAAATGGTTTCCGGGACTTGACGCGATCAACCGAGGATTTGGAGGCTCGGAAGTTGCGGATTCCCTGCACTTCTACGACCGGATTGTGAAGCCGTACGCGCCACGGGCAATTGTCATGTACGCAGGTGACAACGATCTTTCACGAGAAAAAACTCCCGCTCAAGTTCAGGCAGATTTCAAAGAGTTCGTGACCAAAGTCCACAAAGATTTTCCGGACACGCAGATCATTTTCGTTGCCATCAAGCCAAGCATCAAACGCTGGAATCTCATCGAGAAGGTCCGTGAAGCAAACTCGCTCATCATCAAGATGGCAGAGAGCGACGAGCAGCTGACTTTTCTGGACATCGACACACCGATGATCGGCGAAGACGAAATGCCCAAGAAAGAGTTCTTTGCAAAAGATGGCCTGCACCTCAACGATGCTGGTTACAAACTCTGGTCGGACTTGCTCAAGCCGCATCTCGATGCAATCCCCGCTATCAAAGATGCCCGCTTCAAACCTTTGCGAAACCTCCGCGATGCGTATCATCCCTGGTCACCACCTACCACTCTCGCTGCCTGGGAAAAGGAAGCTGAGAGAATTCGACGACAGGTGCTGGTCTCAAACGGCCTGTGGCCTCTGCCGGAAAAAACTCCTCTCGAACCGGTCATCTCCAAGAAAATCGATCGCGGAGATCACACCGTCCAAAACGTCTACTTCCGTAGCCGACCCGGGCATTATGTCACCGGAAATTTGTATCGCCCGAAGAATATCGAAGGAAAAATCCCGGGTATCCTGTGCCCACATGGCCACTGGAAAGATGGTCGATTTTACGATGCTGAAGGTGGCTCACAATCACAATTGGATCAAGGAGCGGAAGAATTTGCATCGGGAGCCCACTCACCACTGCAAGCACGTATGGTGCAACTGGCCCGAATGGGAACTGTCGTCTTCCATTATGACATGATCGGTTACGCCGACAGCCAACCACTCGACCATCGCACCGGATTTAACGACGCCGATGCCGCTTTGCGTCTGCACAATCTCATGGGCCTGCAAACCTGGAACTCGATTCGATCTCTCGATTTTTTAGAGTCTCTTCCAGAAGTCGATACCGATCGACTTGCGGTCACCGGAGCAAGCGGAGGCGGAACACAAACGATGATTCTGGCCGCCATCGACGATCGTGTTGATGTCACCTTCCCGGCCGTCATGGTCTCGACCGGAATGCAAGGTGGCTGTGTTTGCGAAAACGCCAGCTACCTGCGTCAAGGGGTCAACAATATCGCCTTCGCTGCCCTGTTCGCTCCAAAACCACAGTCGATGAGCGGAGCTGACGACTGGACGATTGAGATTGAAACCAAAGGACTTCCGGAGTTGAAGCAGGTTTATTCCCTGTTTGGAAAGGCAGACAACATCGAAGCCAAAGCCTTCCCACAATTCAAACACAACTACAATCAGGTCGCCCGAGAGCTAATGTACAACTGGTTCAATGAGCACCTCGATCTCCGAATCGACGGCCCGATTCAACAATCCGATTTCTGGCCGCTGACCAGAGAACAGCTAACGGTTTTCAACGATAAAAATCCTCTTCCAGACGATGCACTCGCCGCTGCACCTCTTAGAGATCTGATGACCAAAGAAGATCAAGAAGAGTTTGAAAGCTGGCTGAAAGGCGACATAGCAGACTACCGCAACATCGTTGGCGGAGCTGCCGAGGTGATGCTCAAGCCGGAAGTTTCTGACATTGAAACCGAATACACGACTGTGCGACAGGATTCAGAAGCAACCAGCGACATCACAAGAGCTGACGGAATCGTTACCAACTCGGATGGTGCACATATCAAGACTGTCTCACTCTCCAGTGAAACCAAAGAACCTGCTGGTTTCGTCTTCTGGTTCGATTCAGCAGGAAATTCGCACCTGTTCAAAGACGATGGAGCAATCAAAGACGAAGTCCTGCAACTCATCCAAGCTGGCTACATTGTCGTCTCTGCAGATTTATTTATGACTGGAGACTCCAAAGGTCGGACACAATCTGCTCTGGACTACCCCATCGATGAAAAGTATCCCGGATACACTTATTGCTACAACACTCCACTGTTGACTGAGCGAGTCCGCGATATTCTGACCGTGATTCAAAACAGTTCTCAACAGGACAAGAAACGATTCCTGGTTGCAACCGGAGATGCCGGAGTATGGCAGCTATTGGCGCGAACAGCGATTCCGGGGGACAAAATCGACCAGACTATCGTCGACCTCAATGGCTTCTCATTCGCAAACGTCACAACCATTGACGACCCTAATCTTCTTCCCGGTGCTCTCAAATTCGGCGGGCTTCCCGGACTCGCACGACTGATCGAACCATCTCCACTTGCCATCTTCGGAGCTTCGAAGAAAGACGACTTCAACAAAACCCTCAGCCACTTCAAAGAGAACCTCAT
- a CDS encoding sulfatase family protein gives MSDRPNIIFIITDQQRFDTIAELGFPYMETPNLDRLVREGTTLTNCHVTAASCAPSRASLFTGYYPHTTGVLKNADLWRHSWVELLNESGYRCVNIGKMHTYPYHTPLGFHERYVVENKDRYLEERYYFDEWDKALRARGLVKQQREQYRQRDDYQTALGAFDWELPEDLHSDMFVGEMAKWWINSYPQTEPLFLQIGFPGPHPPYDPTPEYAAKYMEKELPLLEVTQEELDNQPAAFKELRQHNNEVDHDSVVLDLDPTEEQRHRQRAYYLANVSMIDTKVGEILQALEDKGYLENSVVIFTSDHGDCLTDHGHSQKWTMYDIITRMPTIVWSPSQSSPDGGESRRFEAGRKFDGLCSQFDLGPMILELAGITPPENMEAKSLLPALEGKTWEEREYVFAEQAKDGILTGTDFMTMVRSRDWKLVHFLDEDDGQLFDLNNDPDEINNLWNSEEHLDKKRELLDVLREWRMRSQLESKDLFAEWR, from the coding sequence ATGTCCGACCGTCCGAACATCATTTTTATCATCACCGACCAACAGCGGTTTGATACGATTGCGGAACTTGGATTTCCTTACATGGAAACTCCGAATCTGGACCGACTGGTTCGCGAAGGGACAACGCTTACAAACTGCCACGTAACCGCAGCGAGTTGTGCCCCGAGTCGAGCGTCACTCTTTACTGGATATTATCCACATACAACTGGTGTCTTGAAGAATGCCGATTTGTGGCGGCACTCCTGGGTCGAGCTGTTGAATGAATCGGGCTATCGCTGTGTGAATATCGGGAAGATGCACACATACCCGTATCATACGCCGCTGGGATTTCACGAGCGGTATGTTGTTGAAAACAAAGACCGCTATCTGGAAGAGCGATACTACTTTGACGAATGGGACAAAGCACTACGGGCCAGAGGCCTCGTCAAGCAGCAGCGAGAACAGTATCGGCAACGTGATGATTACCAAACAGCTTTAGGAGCGTTTGATTGGGAACTGCCAGAAGATTTGCACTCCGACATGTTCGTCGGCGAGATGGCAAAATGGTGGATCAACTCTTACCCACAAACGGAGCCTCTCTTCCTGCAAATCGGTTTTCCCGGTCCTCACCCACCGTATGACCCGACTCCGGAATACGCTGCGAAGTATATGGAGAAAGAGCTTCCTCTGCTGGAAGTAACACAGGAAGAACTCGACAATCAGCCAGCGGCTTTCAAAGAATTGAGGCAGCACAATAATGAGGTCGACCACGACTCTGTTGTTCTCGACCTTGATCCGACAGAAGAACAACGACATCGTCAACGGGCCTACTACCTCGCGAATGTCTCGATGATCGACACCAAAGTTGGTGAGATCTTGCAGGCATTAGAAGACAAAGGATATCTGGAGAACTCCGTTGTCATCTTCACGTCCGATCATGGTGACTGTTTGACGGATCATGGACATTCTCAAAAATGGACGATGTACGACATCATCACCAGAATGCCTACCATCGTCTGGTCGCCGTCTCAAAGTTCTCCTGATGGCGGAGAATCAAGACGATTTGAAGCAGGCAGAAAGTTCGACGGTCTGTGCAGCCAGTTTGATCTCGGACCAATGATCCTCGAACTCGCCGGGATCACTCCACCTGAGAACATGGAGGCCAAATCACTCTTGCCTGCACTCGAAGGAAAGACTTGGGAAGAGCGGGAATATGTTTTCGCAGAGCAGGCTAAAGACGGAATCCTCACCGGGACAGACTTCATGACCATGGTTCGCAGTCGCGACTGGAAACTGGTCCACTTCCTCGATGAAGACGACGGGCAACTCTTCGACTTGAATAACGACCCTGATGAAATCAATAACTTATGGAACTCGGAAGAGCATCTCGACAAAAAAAGAGAGCTGCTCGATGTTCTGCGAGAATGGCGAATGCGCAGCCAACTCGAATCCAAAGATCTGTTCGCCGAATGGAGATAA
- a CDS encoding DoxX family protein, which translates to MTPSDHSQQSKQLRLAKCLVRIALAAAFLSAVADRFGLWGPPGSEGVVWGNIKNYEAYVQLLNWFAPASLIPFLGWVATVAEIVIAIGLLIGWKLRWFSLAAGILLSIFTITMMSAFGPKPPLDYSVLSAASAAFLLFTVSAPGNRNHPQRNDKTV; encoded by the coding sequence ATGACTCCAAGCGACCATAGCCAGCAATCAAAACAACTTCGATTGGCAAAATGCTTGGTCCGTATAGCACTGGCAGCAGCATTTCTATCAGCTGTGGCTGATCGCTTTGGGCTATGGGGTCCACCGGGAAGCGAAGGAGTAGTTTGGGGAAACATAAAAAACTATGAGGCATACGTTCAACTGCTGAACTGGTTTGCCCCTGCTTCCTTGATTCCATTCCTGGGTTGGGTTGCCACGGTCGCTGAAATCGTGATTGCGATTGGATTGCTGATCGGTTGGAAGTTGCGATGGTTTTCACTTGCAGCCGGAATCCTCTTGAGCATTTTCACAATAACGATGATGAGTGCATTCGGCCCAAAGCCGCCATTGGATTACTCTGTTCTGTCCGCTGCCAGCGCCGCTTTTCTGTTGTTCACAGTGTCAGCTCCTGGCAATCGAAATCATCCTCAACGGAACGACAAGACAGTTTGA
- the rnr gene encoding ribonuclease R: MTNLAKRIIEFVQRPGYMPMKPKTLAKKLGITKKKLAKFEAALEEAKLSGEIRFSEGGRIQPKAARGSHLGIVHRIKSGDAFIILREPKPVGLTDDIFVDRNDLKDAQNGDEVFVKLLQRRRSRGQRCGYVVEVVERATNVFVGTYLEEDESGWVQIDGKDYPDPIWVGDPGAKGVQEGDKVVIEMLRFPTVGQNGEGVLTKVLGSRGEPGVDTQMIIHEFGIPDEFPDDVLNEARLEAENFNENDLTDREDLSEMTVVTIDPKTARDFDDAISLKKIEKGHWLLGVHIADVSHFVQPGTQLDREAETRGTSVYLPTKVIPMLPEIISNGLASLQEGRTRFTMSAFIEFSAEGIPIETRFSRSAIKVTQRFAYEEVMPIIKAKPSEPIEGVSDEIRELLKNMHELAMLLRKRRFAKGSLELDMPEVRLSLDTDGKVTGAFEAEHDESHEIIEEFMLAANIAVAVRLNDEGIGFLRRAHADPAEAKLKAFSEFVTILGFELEKYQSKKHLQALLRSVRGTPQEQAVNYAMLRSLKQAEYSPMEVGHYALAEDQYCHFTSPIRRYPDLHIHRLVSSLVCDNVTYRGASAEDLIRLGHHCSTTERRAERAERELTKIKLLTYFEERVGEKITAVITGVERFGFFCRGVEIPAEGLVHISNIPASESYEFDRQAMALVGRRTGDMIRLGDKVIVEIASVDVDRRELNFKLLTHTASKPPAKKGAAKKSPSRGKKGSKKPNSKQSKPRKKKPSTRKKKSAQKRRKKR; this comes from the coding sequence ATGACGAATCTTGCAAAGCGGATTATCGAATTTGTTCAGCGGCCGGGCTATATGCCGATGAAGCCGAAGACGCTGGCGAAGAAGCTGGGAATCACGAAGAAAAAGCTGGCGAAGTTTGAGGCCGCCTTGGAAGAGGCGAAGCTGTCAGGGGAAATTCGTTTTTCTGAAGGGGGACGCATCCAACCCAAGGCAGCGAGGGGCTCTCATTTAGGGATCGTCCACCGCATCAAAAGTGGGGATGCCTTCATCATTCTGCGTGAGCCAAAACCGGTCGGTCTGACGGATGATATTTTCGTTGATCGGAACGATCTCAAAGATGCTCAAAACGGAGACGAGGTCTTCGTGAAACTCTTGCAGCGACGCCGCAGCCGCGGGCAACGCTGTGGGTATGTTGTCGAAGTTGTTGAACGAGCGACAAATGTTTTCGTCGGAACTTATCTGGAAGAAGATGAATCAGGTTGGGTGCAGATCGATGGGAAGGACTATCCCGATCCAATCTGGGTCGGTGATCCGGGAGCGAAGGGAGTCCAAGAAGGAGACAAGGTCGTCATCGAAATGCTCCGTTTCCCTACGGTTGGACAGAACGGGGAAGGTGTACTAACGAAGGTTCTCGGTTCTCGAGGGGAACCAGGTGTTGATACGCAGATGATTATCCATGAGTTCGGGATCCCTGACGAATTCCCGGACGATGTCCTCAATGAAGCGAGACTGGAAGCGGAAAACTTCAATGAGAACGATCTCACTGATCGAGAAGACTTGAGCGAGATGACGGTCGTCACCATCGACCCCAAAACAGCTCGAGACTTTGATGATGCGATCTCGCTGAAGAAGATAGAAAAAGGACACTGGCTGCTCGGAGTGCATATCGCTGATGTCTCCCATTTTGTTCAACCGGGAACCCAACTGGACCGTGAAGCAGAAACGCGTGGGACGAGTGTCTATCTGCCGACGAAAGTGATCCCGATGTTGCCTGAGATCATCTCGAACGGGTTGGCGTCACTGCAGGAAGGGCGGACGCGGTTTACGATGTCTGCATTCATCGAGTTCTCTGCGGAGGGGATTCCCATCGAGACACGGTTCTCTCGATCTGCAATCAAAGTGACGCAGCGGTTCGCCTACGAAGAAGTGATGCCGATCATCAAGGCGAAGCCATCCGAACCGATTGAGGGGGTCAGCGACGAGATTCGCGAATTGCTCAAGAACATGCACGAGTTGGCGATGCTTCTCCGGAAGCGACGGTTTGCGAAAGGCTCACTTGAACTCGACATGCCGGAAGTCCGGCTGAGCCTTGATACAGATGGAAAGGTGACCGGAGCTTTCGAAGCAGAGCACGACGAGTCACACGAAATTATCGAAGAGTTTATGCTCGCCGCGAACATTGCAGTCGCTGTCCGTTTGAATGATGAAGGGATTGGCTTCTTGAGGCGGGCACATGCCGACCCGGCAGAGGCGAAGCTGAAAGCGTTCAGCGAGTTCGTCACGATTCTGGGATTTGAGTTGGAGAAATATCAAAGCAAGAAGCATTTGCAGGCTCTTCTCCGGTCCGTTCGTGGAACCCCGCAGGAGCAGGCAGTCAATTATGCGATGCTGCGAAGTTTGAAACAGGCGGAGTACTCGCCAATGGAAGTTGGGCACTATGCCTTGGCAGAAGATCAATATTGCCACTTCACCAGCCCAATTCGCCGTTATCCAGATTTGCACATTCATCGTTTGGTAAGTTCGCTGGTCTGCGACAACGTGACATATCGCGGTGCATCAGCGGAAGATTTGATTCGCCTGGGGCATCACTGTTCGACGACCGAACGGCGAGCAGAACGAGCGGAACGTGAATTAACAAAAATAAAGCTGCTCACCTATTTTGAAGAACGCGTGGGTGAGAAAATCACAGCTGTGATTACTGGTGTCGAGCGATTCGGATTTTTCTGTCGAGGTGTCGAAATCCCGGCTGAAGGGTTGGTTCACATCAGCAACATTCCGGCAAGCGAGAGCTATGAATTTGATCGACAGGCCATGGCTCTGGTCGGCCGGCGTACCGGAGACATGATCCGCCTGGGGGATAAGGTGATTGTCGAAATCGCCAGCGTCGACGTCGACCGCCGCGAACTCAACTTCAAACTTCTCACTCACACCGCTTCCAAGCCACCAGCGAAAAAAGGGGCAGCGAAAAAAAGCCCTTCAAGAGGAAAGAAAGGTTCGAAGAAACCAAATTCCAAGCAGAGTAAACCAAGAAAGAAAAAGCCATCCACGCGGAAAAAGAAGTCGGCACAAAAACGTCGTAAGAAACGATAA
- a CDS encoding neutral/alkaline non-lysosomal ceramidase N-terminal domain-containing protein: MLARLTLLGVFALSTLFQSSLTAQDKVLRAGAAASNITPPLGELIVGGWKPIPAKNIHDELHARCLLLDDGETTVGFVICDNVGIPREVFEAARKLIDAETDLDVSKLLMASTHTHSATTARGESKITEVEELSDYQAFVARRIADGVRRALSNMQPARIAWGSAQEPSEVFNRRWYTTDPKMLSNPFGGVDKVRMNPPRRNPALVRPAGPVDPEVSFISVQSTEGQPIALMGNYSLHYVGGVNSGDVSADYFGYFANMVKDRLGADDQDPPFVGILSNGTSGDVNNINFNGQSPRVKRYQKMQMVAEKVTNRVMEAHATLEWHDWVKLDSAMTDLVLKVRKPSKEMLQFFAELEKRPKKERHIREETYSARVKQIQEGPEEVTIPLQVIRIGSLAIQAIPFEVFTETGLELKDRTPFEDSFTIELANGSYGYLPTPEQHELGGYETWLGSNFVQLDATEKIVEQLLYMSQKLHDDEVKK; encoded by the coding sequence ATGCTCGCTCGTCTCACACTGTTAGGTGTATTCGCACTTTCGACTCTCTTTCAATCATCGCTTACCGCACAGGATAAAGTTCTTCGCGCAGGGGCTGCTGCCAGTAATATCACTCCACCACTCGGGGAACTGATTGTCGGAGGCTGGAAACCGATTCCGGCTAAGAATATTCATGATGAGCTTCATGCTCGTTGCCTGCTGCTGGATGATGGTGAAACCACGGTTGGCTTCGTGATTTGTGACAATGTCGGGATTCCACGCGAAGTGTTCGAAGCTGCTCGCAAGCTGATTGATGCCGAAACGGATCTCGATGTCAGCAAGCTGTTGATGGCATCCACACATACACACTCCGCCACAACGGCTCGTGGAGAGAGTAAAATTACTGAGGTCGAGGAGCTGTCCGATTATCAAGCGTTTGTTGCCCGACGCATCGCCGATGGTGTCCGACGCGCTCTCAGTAACATGCAACCAGCACGAATCGCATGGGGTTCAGCACAAGAGCCATCCGAGGTCTTTAACCGTCGCTGGTACACGACCGATCCCAAAATGCTGAGCAATCCATTTGGGGGTGTCGACAAGGTTCGCATGAATCCGCCGCGTCGTAATCCTGCACTGGTTCGCCCCGCCGGGCCTGTCGATCCGGAAGTGTCGTTCATCTCAGTGCAATCGACTGAAGGTCAACCGATCGCACTGATGGGGAACTATTCACTGCACTACGTTGGCGGTGTGAACAGTGGAGATGTTTCCGCCGACTACTTTGGCTATTTCGCGAACATGGTCAAAGACCGACTGGGAGCGGACGATCAAGACCCGCCGTTTGTTGGGATTTTGTCGAACGGAACCAGTGGAGACGTCAACAATATTAATTTTAATGGGCAATCTCCTCGTGTGAAAAGATACCAGAAGATGCAAATGGTCGCTGAAAAAGTGACCAACCGAGTGATGGAAGCTCATGCCACGCTTGAATGGCACGACTGGGTGAAACTCGATTCCGCGATGACTGATCTTGTTCTCAAGGTTCGTAAGCCGTCCAAGGAGATGCTGCAATTCTTCGCAGAACTTGAAAAACGTCCCAAAAAAGAACGGCACATCCGTGAAGAGACCTACTCCGCTCGTGTGAAACAGATTCAGGAAGGTCCGGAAGAAGTGACCATCCCATTGCAAGTGATTCGAATCGGAAGTCTTGCAATTCAGGCGATTCCATTTGAAGTCTTCACCGAAACCGGCTTGGAACTCAAAGATCGCACACCGTTCGAAGATTCTTTCACGATCGAACTCGCCAACGGATCGTACGGCTATTTGCCAACTCCCGAGCAACACGAGCTTGGCGGATACGAAACCTGGCTCGGCTCGAATTTTGTGCAACTGGATGCAACAGAAAAAATCGTCGAACAGTTGCTGTATATGTCACAGAAACTGCATGATGATGAAGTTAAGAAGTAA